ACCCAATACTGCGCCTTGTAGATGGCGATCGCCTTTTCTGAGCTGCCTACGCGGCAGTGAACAGGGCCATGCGGGCGCGCCACCGCGCGATGGGTTTCTGAGCTGCCTACGCGGCAGTGAACGGCCGTCAGCTCAAAGCCGTCCGGCACCTCACTTTCTGAGCTGCCTACGCGGCAGTGAACAGGCCTACGTCGAACGTGTCCTCGCCCATGAGTTTCTGAGCTGCCTACGCGGCAGTGAACCCTGCAGACGTTGCCAACACCATCCTCAAGATTTTCTGAGCTGCCTACGCGGCAGTGAACATGGCCATGCCGTAGAGGAACAGGATCAAGATTTTCTGAGCTGCCTACGCGGCAGTGAACCAAGCCCGATCAACTCGCAGATTTCGCAGCATTTTCTGAGCTGCCTACGCGGCAGTGAACCGAGATGCGCCGCGCAACTATGGCGGCGGACTTTTCTGAGCTGCCTACGCGGCAGTGAACTTGAAGTCCGTGACCAGAGCGCGCTTCTCGTTTTTCTGAGCTGCCTACGCGGCAGTGAACGGCCGGCCTTACGCGGCGCAGGGCCGAGGAAATTTCTGAGCTGCCTACGCGGCAGTGAACCCGCAGAATTTCCGCAAGTACACTGCACGCGATTTCTGAGCTGCCTACGCGGCAGTGAACAAGTTCGGCATCGAGGGCGTAGACGCGTTCAATTTCTGAGCTGCCTACGCGGCAGTGAACAAGCCACGACATTGCGACCACCGGCCTGCTCTTTTCTGAGCTGCCTACGCGGCAGTGAACCGCGTCACCGACAGATGGACCGAGGCGTCGGATTTCTGAGCTGCCTACGCGGCAGTGAACCCAGCGACGGCGCTGAACCTGGTGCGCGGCATTTTCTGAGCTGCCTACGCGGCAGTGAACGTTCTGAAATGCACTACTACCAGCGCCACCTTTTTCTGAGCTGCCTACGCGGCAGTGAACGTGATAGCTGCGCGCTTGGCCTTGCGCAGCTTTTTCTGAGCTGCCTACGCGGCAGTGAACCTCCTATGCCGATCGCCGGCTTGCGTTTATGCTTTCTGAGCTGCCTACGCGGCAGTGAACTGATGGATGCGCAGCAGGGCCGTTTCGCGGCATTTCTGAGCTGCCTACGCGGCAGTGAACTTGCGCATGCCGGCGCGCTCTGCAGCCATCCATTTCTGAGCTGCCTACGCGGCAGTGAACCCGGTCAACGCACTGCCGGCCGGCTACGCGATCTTTCTGAGCTGCCTACGCGGCAGTGAACTGCCATGTTGCCCTCCTGGGCGATGATGATGTTTTCTGAGCTGCCTACGCGGCAGTGAACTGCGCATTTACGCGGCGAGCAAACGCGCCAGTTTTCTGAGCTGCCTACGCGGCAGTGAACCCCTTAGGCGATCAACGATATAATCAGTGTCATTTCTGAGCTGCCTACGCGGCAGTGAACGGCAGCTCGCCGCCAGCCATCACATGCTCCCTTTTCTGAGCTGCCTACGCGGCAGTGAACAAGACAAAAAGTCACTCAACCCGTTGAAGTTACAGGAAAAGCGCGTCTCAAAAAGAACGGGCCCCTTTTTTCAGGAGGCCCGCCAAGTCGTTGATTTTAAGGAAAAGCGTGGTGCTCTTGGAAAAAGGGTCAGAACCAGGGGATGGTGGCGTCCTGGCTCAGGCCGTAGCTGTTGAAGCTGCCCGGTAGTGCGGTAGACGACAGTGGACCCTGCCGGATGAAGAGTGGGAACGACGGTTGCCCCGTGCTGCGGCTGCCCAGGACCACGAAGGGCAGTTGCAGCTGTTCGGCGGCCGAATCCGGGATGCGCTGTAGCGCCGCTTCCGCATCCAGTCCGTGACGCCGCATCGCCCGGCGGCGCAGGCGCGACGGGCTGCTTTTGGCCTGTACCCGAGTCACTTGTCGATGCTGTGCGTCAGCGGGCACCGCGTTGATGTCCGATACTGCCAGATGATCGTTCATGCCTTGCAACCAAGGCAGGGCCATCACTGTATCTAACGAAGCACGCAATCCATGCAAGCGCACGTGGGTACCCAGGGTGGGCTTGCGCAAATCGTAGCGGGGGAAGCTGACGCCGATGTCCTGCCGCCCATGCTGCGCGAGCATCCGGTGCAGCCGGACATACAGGCCGCTGAGCAGTTGATGCGGCGCAAGCTCCGGGTCGGGGCGAAGTTGGATATCCACATAGTGGTCCATGGCGTCAGCCCGCGTCGCCGAAGACGCCGCCCCGGATCAGCGTAGCGATCACGAAGTGCTGTTGGTCCTGTTCCGGCAGCTTGTCCTTGATCACCCAGCCGTCGAGCAGATTGTAGAAATCCAGCTTGGCCTTGGGCTGCCGGTAGGCCTTGCCTTGCGTGGTGACCGAGCCATACGGTTCGACCGCAATCGGGCCATTCTCCTCCGCCTCCGGGTACCAGGTGTCGATGGTGCGCAACGCGTTGCCGATCTTCTGCGAATGGATGGCGGCCACCGCGTTGTCGCCCTCGCCGACGTGGTAAAGGGTCTTGCTCTTCTTGCTGCTGCCCTTGTCCAGGATCAGCTCCTGGGAAGGGAACACCTCCTGGCCCGCGCCCACGCGGACGAAGGCGGTGACCTGCAACAGCACGTGCGTGGTGCCCGCCAGAGCGGAGGCGATCAGGGTGGACAATGCGGCCAGATCCGCGGTTTCGGCCGCTGGCGCCTGCAGGCTGCGCAAGGAGTGTGCGTGTGCCTGGAACGTCCACTGCGCGGCGGGCGTCCCGTTCTTCAGGTGCGCTACCTGCACTTCCACCTGTTCTGCGCCGATGCGATTACGCCAGAGGAAGCGTCCATTGGCGAGATTGGCCGCATAGCGCTGCGCGAGGGCGTCGAAGCCGTGTTGTTGCACGTAGCCGGCAACCGTGGCGGCAAGTTTCTTGCGGTAGTCGGCATCGTTGCAGGCCGAGGGCATGCCGGTGCCACCGAGCACGCGCAAGGTGAATTGTACCTTCAGCGTGTCGGCCTCCAGCGGCAAGGCGGCCACGTCCACGGTCTGAAGGTTGGGGTTCTCGATCGCCGCATCGAGCTTGGCCGGATCCTGGTCCTTGGTCTTGAGCCGGTTGGAGATAGTGCCGCGCACGGATTTCTCGCGCAGCTTGACGGGTTGCCAATCAGCGGATGCTGCGCGCGCGGCCCAACTGCCGGAAAACAACAATGCGTCGGACGGGTCGAGTTTGCGCTCGAAGGCGAGAACAGAGGCGGTCTTGAGTTCGGTTGCCATGTTGGAATTCCTTGTCGTGAGGTTGGTCAGTCGAGAGCGAAATTGAAATCTTCGTGCGGTTCGGACACGGTTATTGCAGTGGCAAAGTCATTGCGGCAACGGTATAGCCCCCGGTCCGGAGAGTTGCTCGCGTACCAGAGCAGCTGTTGCGGGGTATCCAGGCGGTGCGGACTGATCCACTGGCCGAGCGAATACAGGCTTTCGACGAAACGGAACGGTGTGCTGGCGTCGCGCGCGTTGGCCACGCTGCCGGCCGCGTGCACATCGCCCAGCGCGCCGTAGCCCACCGGAATCGGTACGATCCAGCCGCGTCCGCTGCGGTCGTTGTTCCATGCGCCGTCGTCTTTCGGGTGCTCGCCTGCGTGGTGGCGCCAATTGATGCGCGACAGCGATAGCCAGGCATCGAGCCGGGTGGCGGCGGGGTCGATGGCCTGCAGTTCGGCGGCACGGGTGTCGAGCAGGTCGCCGCGCTCCACCAGCGCGAAACCGGGCAGCAGCCGCATGCGCGTCTTGCGGAATTGCGCGGTACGGTCGTCTTCGGTGCCGGTCAGGTTCAGCGTCCATGGCTGGTAGCGGTGCCGCGATGGCTGCGCCGGTGGCCGTACGCTACCGCCGGCGATGCGCATGCCGGAGAGCAATTCGGCCACCGTGGCCGTGTCGCCCTGGGGAGCATGCGGGTCGTCCATCCAGCGCTTGCTTCGCACGCCAAGCAACAGGCTCAATTCCAAATGGATACGGCCTTCCTCGACGATGGCAGCGGTCTTGCCGTCCTTGCCGACCGGGTTGCGCGTCAGATGGAATGCCTTGACGAAGCCGCCCTGCGTCACGTGTTCCTGATGGTCGTGGCAAACGGCGCCAATCGCGCAGAACTCCAGATCCAGCCCGGCGGCATGGGTCTTGCGTTGCAGCGCCCACATCGCCCCCAGCAGCGCTGTCATCGATGGAAAGCCATGCGTCAGCGGGCTGGAAACGGCGTTGGCGTTGTGCACCTGCAGGCGGGGCAACACCAGCAGATGACTGAAAGCAGGACAGGCGTTCATGGGTGACTCCCCGCATGCGCGCGCCGTTGCAGCGGCACAGGCCATGCCGCGTCGACGATCGCCTGCCGGGCCCAGTGGCGGTGTTCGCTGTCGCCCACGCTGGTCAGCCCGGCTGCGTGCAGCTGCGCATTGACCCAATTGGCGAAGTGATCGGCGACCGCGTCCGGCCAGTCGCCGAAGCTGTATGCAGCGTTGAAGGCTTCATCGTCCTGGGTCCATTCGGGGTGTTGTGGATCGATACGAACGGGCAGTTCGGCTCGCTCCGGGTCCAGCCATAGCCGTTCGTACAGCGGAAGCTGGCAGTCAGCATCGCGGGTCCAGCCGGGTGGGAAGCGGGCGTGGGTTTCGGCGGCGAACAGTGCCAGCTGCGCGCCAAGTTCCTGCTCGATCCGTTCACGGGTATCGCGCGTCTGCTGGTTGGACGGCGGTTCGGTCAGCAGGAAATCGGAGAGCTGCTTCACCATGGCGCGAACGCCGTTGAAATAGCCGAGCCGGTCGATGGCCGAACCGATCTTCAGCAGGTTGCGTGGCCGATCCTGCGTCCAGGTCGGTGGTAGCGACGCCAGCAGATAGTTCACGCCGCCACGCTCGCTGTTGAGCTGGGAAATGTTCTGCGGCTTGGTGCCGCCGAGCTTGCGTGCCACCAGATTGCGGTAATCGCGGTAGCTGCCGGCATGCGGCTCCCTGGCGCGCCATGCTTGGCGCGCCAGCTTGTTCGTCTCGCCGAAGCGGGCATCCTGGATGTCCGCGTGCACCGCATGCGCCAGTGTGCTGGAGAACATCGGTTGCAGCAGGTGGTACTGCGTCTCGTCGGTCGGCTGGTCGCCGAGTAGCCAATAGACCTGCTTGGCCTGCGCGTGCGAGACCGGTTGCGGATCGCTGCGCACCAGCGTGCCGAATGCCTGCATCCAGCCGTCGGCGACCTCGGCGTCGGCATGCAGGGCGGCGCGCAGGTCGCTGTCGCCGGCCAGCATCCAGTCCAGCAGCCGTCGTCCCTCGACCTCGATCTTGAGGAACTTGAACACATCCAGCGCGGCGGCATTGCCGACCACGTCCTGCGCATAGTCATCGCCCAGGAGGTGGCTGCCGATCTCGGCATGCCGCGGCAGGTCGCCGGGCGGTACGTGCAGGCTGCTGCCGCGCGCATCGGGATGGGTGGCCTTGAGCACATGGGTGACGGCCTGGATCTGGCCCACCCGGCGCGCGGCGTCGGCCAGCCAGGTCCCGTAGTCGTATTTCGACGCCGTTCCGGTGGTGTCTTCGCCTTCGTCGTCCTTCAGCTTGGCCTGCCGTCGTGCTTCGATGAAGTCGGAGATGGCTGCGTGGAAAATTTCTGCTCTTTCGGTCAGTTCTGCCATCAATGGTCTCCCTGTTGATCCTTCAGCGTTTCATTTGATAGCCGCATGTAATCTCCTAGACTGAGATTGCCTGCTTCATCCTCCTTTGAATTTTGCAAACCCCAACCACGGGTGATACCGCCAACCCTGGTCATTGGCCGGCACCTTCACCGTGGCCAGCTTCTTTGCGCAGTCATCCAATGACAGATCGAGGTACTCGGCCTGCTCGGCGAGCAGGCTTGCCAGATCGAAGCTGCCCCATGGGCCGATGCCGGGGGCGGGAGTCAGTACGATCTCGCGCCGTTGGCTCTGCTCGATGCGCACATAGAGATCGGTGCCGCGACCACCTGGCGATTGTTCGATCCGGTGCAGGCGCGGTGCCTCGTCCTCGTCCGGCAGGAACACCAACGTGGTGCTGGGTTGGCTATCGTGGCGGAACGGTTGTTGCTGAGGCAGCATGCCGGTCAGGGCGGCCTGCGGGTATTTCCAGGCGACGGCCGCCTGGTCGGATTCCAGCGGGGCGGACAGGCCGCTGGATGCGTCGGCCGCCAGGTCTTTCAGCATGCAGGTGGCGATGCGGGCCTGTTCCAGGTCGACGAAGCTGCTGGACGGCTGCCACTGCGCGTTCGGCCGTGGCCGGATGCGTGGCAAGGCCGTGAGCGTGCGGTATTCGTCCGCGAGCAGGGAATCGTGCAGCCATGGGCTGGTCAGTTGGAAACGCTTTGCGGATTTACCCGTTCCTTCCTTCTCGAACCCAGGTCTGAGATAGATCCGGCAGTCCTGGCTGCCAACTTGAAAGTGCCGCAGGTTGGTGTCGAAGATCAGCACGTTCGGCGCGTCGCCGGTGATGCCGCGATGGCGTTGCACGCGCCCGGCGAGCTGGATCAGCGAGCGCATCGACGAAGGTTCGGCCACTGCCCAATCGGCGTCCCAGTCGCGACCGACCTCGCACACCGGGGATGCCAGCACCACGAACATCTGCTCGCGTTGCGGGTGGGCGTCGATCAGCGCACGGATGGCCGGCAGGCCGTAGACGCGCTTGCCATCGCCACGCCGATCGAAGGCCGCGTCGAGCTGGTGCTCGATGGCCGAGCGTTGCACCAGTGGAAAGCGGGCGTGATAGACGCACAGGTGGATCTGCGTGTCCTGCGGCGCCCCAGCGGCATACAAGGCCTGCGCGACACCGAACAGGGGGTCGATGTTGGCCATGCGCACCAGGCCAAAACTGATGCGCTTGCCGCTGACAGGATCGTGTTCCGCATGCGCGCCATGCAAGCGCAGGCAGGCATCGCGGACATGCGCGGCGAATGCGGCATGCAGTGACGCATCCTGCAGATGAGGCGGCAGGTCCAGCGGCAGCAGTTCGCCGCGTCGCAATGGCGTGGCCTTGGCGAGCCTCGTGGCGCGCTTGTCGACGAACTGCGTGTGCTGGTCGAGGAAACTGCTGCCGCCTGCGCATGCGGCGACCTGCACGCCGAACTCGTCGCTCCACAGGCAAGGGACCGCCAGCGCCGCGTCGGGCCGGCCGCCGTCTTCTCCACGGTTGCGCCGGTAGTGCTGGCGTCCCGCGCGGTAAGCCTGGTACATGCCGGTAACCAAGGACGGCGGCAGCGTGGCCGAGGACAGCACGACGCGCGTGCCGAGCATGCCGGCCCAGTGCACCAGCCTGGTCAATGCGGGCAGGTCGTCGAGGTCGTAGTCGTCCAGTTCGTCGAGGATCAGGTCCGCGCTCATCAAGCGCAGCATCGGCGCGATCTGGCGGCCAGCGCGCAGCGACTCGGTGGCCGGCACCATGTGGTCCACCGTGCAGACCAACATGGGCGCGGACAGCAGTTTGCCGATCTCCGGGTCGTGCAGCGCACGCGACAGCAAGGGGTGATCGGTGGTGACGCCTTCGTACAGGACGTGGCTGTCTTCCTCGATCAAGCCCTGCACGGAGGCCGAGCCATGCGCTTCGGCCTTGTGTTCGTAGAACGCGAACAAGGCGCGGCTGGCCGAGCCGCCCACGCGGATCGCCAGTTCGTCCTCGTCCAGGTGCAGATCGGTGCGGAAGCTGCGGCCGGTCTGCAAGGTCAGCGTGCGCAGGCCCAGGGCATACGTGGCGCGCAACCCATGCTGGGGATCGGCCAGGGCGTAGAGGATGCGCGCGTTGGCGAGCGTCTTGCCGCAACCGGTCGAGGCCATGTTGACGATGAAGGCACCCTGGTCGCGCGCCGTCTCGCGCAACGAGGCGGCCGCATCGAATGCCTTGTCCTGCCAGGAAAAGCGTGGATCGGCGCTGCGTTTGCGCAATCCACGGTGATTGGCCAGCCTTGGCAAATGGCGTTCGAAGCCCGGCAGCGCATGGGCGATCAGGCCGGCATCGCGGGCGACCCCGAGCAGGTGCTCGTCCAGCGGTTGCTTCAGGTCGCCGTGGTAGTCGGTATTGGCATACAGCTGGGTGCGGCCGTCGCCCTGCAAGCGCTGCGGCGAGCCCTTGGGCAGAGCCGAATAATGGTGGTCGGCCAGCATCAGGCTGAGCCTGGCCAGATGCATGACGTAGGGATTGTCGAGCCAGTTGTCCGCGCGGCCCGCACGTCGTTCCAGCAGGCGTTTGGCCAGGCGCGCGGCCTGTGCGCGCCACTTCGTCTCCATCACCGGGAGTGTGCCTGCGGGTGTCCAGTACGACTGGATCCTGTTGATGTCGGCCGGTTGACGGATTTCGTTCCAGTCGTGCGCCAGCAGCGACAACGGCGTCTCCAGCCATGCGGAATGGAAGGCGCGCGCGCGCTTGCCCAGCCGGGCCTGCGCACCGTCGTCCTGGATGACCGGTACGACCGGAAGCCGGTGATGGGTGAGCACAAGCCACGCCACGGCCGCCGCAATCGGTGGCAGCTCGCGGAAGGGAAAGTGGGACGCCGCGTTGACGCCGTCGCGCTGGTAGCGCGTGTCGGCCAACCAGTCGGCTTCGTCGTAAGCGTCCGGGTCGGCCAGTCGTTGCAGCCACCGTGCATCGTCGTCGTTGCCGACGAAGGCCTGAAACAAGCGCAGCGATACCCATTCGTGGCGATAGAGGTTGCGCTCCTGCAGCTGCCCGCACAGCCGTGCCTGGAAGGCGATGCTGGCCTTGCCCATGTCGTGCAGCAGGGCCGCCAGTTGCGCGAGCAGGCGGATATCCTCGGCGGTGTGCCAGTCGTTTTCGTCTTCGCGCCGCAGCACGTTGCGCGTGGTGGTGTTGGTGGGCACCGCGCCTTCGGCATTGAAGCGGCGGGCGTCTCCCACGATCCACAGCAGTTCGGAGTGGTCGCGGCCGCGGATCCAGTGGCAGGCGACGGCGCTGTTCTTGCGCGCGGTCTTGCGCAGCAGTCTGCGCAATGTCGTCAGGCCGGCTTCGGTGATCGGCGTCTGCCAGGTGCGGTCACCACGCCGCTCGGCGAATTGATCGAGAATGCGCCGGGTTTCGGTCAGCGCACGCTTGTCGCACTGCGAGATCAGCAGGATGTTCACCGCGCAGGCTCCGCGCTCTTCGCTGCCGCGGTCTGCAGTGCGACGGCCTTGAGCGTGTCCAGCATGAAGTCCAGGGATTCGCTGCGGGTCAGGGCTTCGATGCAGTTGCGACGGAAGGCCTGTTCGTCGTCTCCGCGCATCGCCGACAGGAATGCCTGCGGCAGGATGCTGGCGTCCTTCACCAAGTCCGCGATGTCGAACACCAGGCCGCCGCGCCGGGTCTTGCCGTGTAGTACCGCCAGGCCGTGCGGCAGGCCCAGCACCCAGCTGGCGGTCGCGCCCAGGCCATAGGCCAGGTAGTTACCGTGATCGAGAAAACGGTTGGCCGGATCGGTTCCGCTGCCGCGCTTGGCGCGGGTGAAGTCGCCATAGCCAACGGTGTCGACGGCGAGTTTGAACAATGCCTTGGTCAGCCTGGCCTCTTCGGTCAGCAACGCGGTGCTGTCCTGGGCCTGCTCAATGGTGCGGCGGGTTTTCGCCAGCAGTGCATCCAGTCTGGCGCCATCCGGCGCGAAGCCCGCTTCCTTGAGCGCGCGCTGTTGCCATTGTTCGCCGATACGCAGCGCACGTGCGTGTTGGAATGCCTTGGCGGCCATCAGCCGCAAGTCGTCCTCGAACCAGAAAGACACCCAGGCCTGCAGATACTCGGTGGGCCGATACTCGCTCTGCGGCGAGAACCAGGCAACCTCCACATCCATTTCGTTGGCCGAGAACAGCGGCGTGCCGCCGCCACCGCAAAAGCCCACGAGCACGCCTGCCTTGGCCAGTTCACGCATCGCCGCCTGTGTGACGGACGTGCCGGTGCCTAGCAAGACCGTGGTGGTATTGGCGATCGGGATGTTCCAGTACAGCGAGCGCTTGCCTGCGTCGGTGACGTATTCGACCCGGCCACCGTTGACGAGGACGCGGCAGTGCTGCAGGTAGTAGATGTTCGCGCGCTTGGAATGCAGGATGGTCTTGAGGTCCGATGCCGACAGTTCTTCCATGTGCGGACCTCTCCTTGAGTAGGCGGCTTGCCGGCAGCCTTCCGCCCTCGATACTAGGGTGTATCAAGCGGGCTTGGCAAGCTGGCTCCCCGTCTCAGCGGACTGGCATTTTTCGGCCATGGTGAGGCGATGGAACGCGTCTGTTTTCAAGGCGATGTGCGGTGTGCAGTGATGCAGGACGCATACCGTGGACGTCCCTCATACCGTTGACCACTCGACGCGCATGCCGGCATCCGCATACCTGGCAAACAGCGCTTGCTGCGCCGCTTCGCGCTGGTCGAGGTTGCACGCAATCAGCACAAGGTTGGCTCCGGCACTGGCTAGCGCGTTGTCGTAATCCAGCCCGCCGGGGCTGGCGCCGGTGATCGCGGCCACCGGCGCCCGCTGCAGCGGCAGGTCGGCCAGAGTCCAGCCGCTCATTGCGCCAGCGCCTGCGTTTTGGGCAGCGTGCGCCACCAGCGCTCGCCGGTGGCCGGCTGGCGCAGGTCCACCCGCTCGCCCATCTGCGGCGTGGTCAGCGGCACGTTGGCGGCCGCCGCCAGCGCGACGATGCGCTCGAACGGTTCGGACCAGGCATGCATGGCCAGATCGAAGGTGCCGTTGTGGATCGGCAGCAGGGTGCGGCCGCCGATGTCGATGCAGGCCTGCAGGCTCTGCTCCGGCTGCATGTGCACATCCGGCCACAGTGGGTCGTAGGCGCCGTTTTCGATCAGCGCCACATCGAACGGCCCCAGGCGTCGGCCGATCTCCTTGAAATGCGGGCCGTAACCACCGTCGCCGCTGAAGAACACGCGCAGGTCGGCATCCTGGATCGCCCACGAGCACCACAGCGTGCGGTCGCGATCGAACAGGCCGCGGCCGGAGAAATGCCGCGACGGCGTGGCGGTGAGCGTCAGGCCATCGACCTGCACCGACTGCCACCAGTCCAGCTGCTGCACCTTGGTCGGATCCACGCCCCAGCGCACCAGCAGATCGCCCACGCCCAGCGGCGCGACGAACACGCCAACGCGGTCGGCCAACGCACGGATGGTGGCGCGGTCCAGATGGTCGTAATGGTTGTGCGACAGGATCACCCCGGCCAGCGGCGGCAACGCATCCAGGGCGATCGGCGGCGCGTGGAAGCGCTTGGGCCCTGCGAACGCAAACGGCGAGGCGCGCTTGGAAAACACCGGGTCGGTCAGCCACAGGCCGCCACGCAGCTTCATCAGCACAGTGGAGTGACCCAGCCGGAACAGGCTGTGATCCGGCGCCGCCTGCAGCTGCGCCGCAGTCAACGGCGTGACCGGCAGCGCCTGCGACGGCACCGTGTGGGCCGGCTTGTTGAACAACACCTCCCACAGCAAGCGCAGCCCGCCCAGAACCCCGGGGGTGCTCAGCGAGGTCGGCAGTGTGTTGCGAAAGCGCCCATTGCGAAATTGCGGCGAAGCGGCGTGCGATGCGGCGTGGGGCAGCTGACGGGACTGGGTGAGCACGACAGGATCCATCGTTGGGAAGGGGCGAACACGGCAGTGGTAATGAACTTACACTGCACAGTGTAGTTTTATTCGGAAATGTAAACTGACGGGTGTAACATGCAGCCATGTCCAGTTCATCCGATCCGGCCCCGGCGCCGCAGCGGCTCACCGACCGCAAGCGCCACGCCATTGTCGAGGCGGCCATCGCACAGTTCCGCCAGCACGGGTTCGAGGCCACCAGCATGGATCGGGTCGCCGCCGCCGCTGGTGTCTCCAAGCGCACCGTCTACAACCATTTCCCCAGCAAGGACGCCTTGTTCGGCGAGATCCTGCGCGGGCTATGGCAACGCAGTGCCGAGGCGGTGAGCCTGGCCTATCGCCCAGACCAATCATTGCGCATGCAGTTGACGCAATTGCTGCAGCAGAAGCTGCGCCTGCTCGACGATGCGGCCTTCATCGATCTCTCGCGCGTGGCCATTGCCGAAGGCATCCACTCGCCGGAGCGCGCACGCGCGCTGCTGGCGCAGCTGGGCAGCAAGGAAGAGGGCACCACCACCTGGCTGCGCGCTGCGCAGGCCGATGGCCGCCTGGCGCCGGTGGACCCGGAATTCGCCTCGCAACAGCTGCAGTCGCTGATCAAGGGCTTTGCGTTCTGGCCGCAGCTGGCGCTGGGACAGCCGCCGCTGTCGGCCGACCAGCAGACCCAGGTGGCCGAGTCGGCGGTGGCGATGTTCCTGGCGCTGTACGGGCGCACGTAAGCGCCGCTTGCAACATGGCGGCCCCGCTCACGCGCCAGCAGCATCCTGGGTCCACACCGCCAGCGCGTAGCCGTGCGGGTCGGTGAAGTGGAAACGTCGCCCGCCCGGGAATGCGAACACCGGGCGGGTAATGGCGCCGCCAGCAGCTTCGATGCGTGCCTGGGAGGCCGCCAGATCGTCCGAGGCCAGGACCACCAGGGCGCCACCTGGTTGCGGGGCGCCATGGAAGAAGCCGCCGCTCAGGCGGCCATCGCGGAACTCGCAATAGTCCTGGCCATAGTCCTGGAACGTCCAGTCGAACGCCGCAGCGTAGAACGCCTTGGCGGTGGCGATGGAGGTCACGGCAAATTCCAGATAGTCGATACGGTGATGCTGTGCGCTGTGTTGCATGGCGATGTCCTCGCGGTCGGTGGTTGCACAGCGTGCCCTGCGCAGCGACCTGGCGGCTTGGCGAAAACGGCCATCACTGCGCGTGCTGCTGCACCAGCTCGCGCGGACTCAAACCGGCGAGCTGGCGCGCATCGCGCACCAGATGCGGCGCATCGCCATACCCGGCCTCCAGCGCAGCGGCGGTCAGCGTGGGGCTGGCTGGCTGCCAGCCGCAGGAAACGCTGCAGCCGCAAGATCCGCTCCAGCGTCTTGGGCCCATAGCCGAACGCGGCGTGGCAGCGCCGCCGCAGCTGACGCTCGCTGATCCCCAGGCTTGCGCACAGCGCAGCCAGGCGTGGCGCCGCTGCTCCGGCCAGCTGGGCGAAGGTGAACGCCATCTGCCGATCCACTGGCGCTGCGTGCTGCCGACACAGCGCGTGCAATGTCTGCACCACGTCGGCGCCATCGCACAGCTTCTGTTGCCAGTCGCCCGCACCGCGTCCCCACAGCGCATCCAGTGCCACGCGCTGGTCGGCGATGTGGTGCAGCGGAAGGCCGAGCACACCGGCGGCCGCGCCTGCCGTCAATCGTACGCCGGTGAGCACGTTGCCGGCGTCCACGCAGGCCATGGTCGCGGCGTGGTCGGGGCCGGCGACGAACAGGCAAGCGCCATCCCAGATCAGGTCGACACAGCCGTCGGGCAACACCCGTACCGGCGCACTGGCCGCACCTTGCCGATAGCGCCAGCTGCAACGCAGCTGGGTGCGCAACTCCGGCGGCGGCGGCAATTTCGTGTAGCGGGATTGGGTGTGCGAGGACATGGCGGCAGTCTGCGGCAAAACGTGTCGACGCATCTGGACGACGAAGGTGTCCAGATGTGCTGCGCTGGTCGCGCCACTGCAGCGCCATTGCCTCAACGCTCCGAATCACCGCCTTCGTCGTAGCCGCGCGGGGTGAACAGATCCGGCTGGATCAGTTCGATGAAGGCGCGCGCCTGCGGTGACAGGTACTTGCCCTTGCGCACCACCACGCCATAGCTGCGGGTGGGGAAAAAATCCTTCAGCGAGCGCGTGGCAAGCCGGTCGCGATCGGCCTCGGTCACACAGATCGCGGTGACGATGGAAATGCCCATGCCCATCGCCACGTATTGCTTGATCACCTCCCAGCCGCCCACCTCCAGCGCCACCGTGTACGGCACGCGG
The window above is part of the Xanthomonas campestris pv. badrii genome. Proteins encoded here:
- the cas3f gene encoding type I-F CRISPR-associated helicase Cas3f gives rise to the protein MNILLISQCDKRALTETRRILDQFAERRGDRTWQTPITEAGLTTLRRLLRKTARKNSAVACHWIRGRDHSELLWIVGDARRFNAEGAVPTNTTTRNVLRREDENDWHTAEDIRLLAQLAALLHDMGKASIAFQARLCGQLQERNLYRHEWVSLRLFQAFVGNDDDARWLQRLADPDAYDEADWLADTRYQRDGVNAASHFPFRELPPIAAAVAWLVLTHHRLPVVPVIQDDGAQARLGKRARAFHSAWLETPLSLLAHDWNEIRQPADINRIQSYWTPAGTLPVMETKWRAQAARLAKRLLERRAGRADNWLDNPYVMHLARLSLMLADHHYSALPKGSPQRLQGDGRTQLYANTDYHGDLKQPLDEHLLGVARDAGLIAHALPGFERHLPRLANHRGLRKRSADPRFSWQDKAFDAAASLRETARDQGAFIVNMASTGCGKTLANARILYALADPQHGLRATYALGLRTLTLQTGRSFRTDLHLDEDELAIRVGGSASRALFAFYEHKAEAHGSASVQGLIEEDSHVLYEGVTTDHPLLSRALHDPEIGKLLSAPMLVCTVDHMVPATESLRAGRQIAPMLRLMSADLILDELDDYDLDDLPALTRLVHWAGMLGTRVVLSSATLPPSLVTGMYQAYRAGRQHYRRNRGEDGGRPDAALAVPCLWSDEFGVQVAACAGGSSFLDQHTQFVDKRATRLAKATPLRRGELLPLDLPPHLQDASLHAAFAAHVRDACLRLHGAHAEHDPVSGKRISFGLVRMANIDPLFGVAQALYAAGAPQDTQIHLCVYHARFPLVQRSAIEHQLDAAFDRRGDGKRVYGLPAIRALIDAHPQREQMFVVLASPVCEVGRDWDADWAVAEPSSMRSLIQLAGRVQRHRGITGDAPNVLIFDTNLRHFQVGSQDCRIYLRPGFEKEGTGKSAKRFQLTSPWLHDSLLADEYRTLTALPRIRPRPNAQWQPSSSFVDLEQARIATCMLKDLAADASSGLSAPLESDQAAVAWKYPQAALTGMLPQQQPFRHDSQPSTTLVFLPDEDEAPRLHRIEQSPGGRGTDLYVRIEQSQRREIVLTPAPGIGPWGSFDLASLLAEQAEYLDLSLDDCAKKLATVKVPANDQGWRYHPWLGFAKFKGG
- the cas1f gene encoding type I-F CRISPR-associated endonuclease Cas1f, with product MEELSASDLKTILHSKRANIYYLQHCRVLVNGGRVEYVTDAGKRSLYWNIPIANTTTVLLGTGTSVTQAAMRELAKAGVLVGFCGGGGTPLFSANEMDVEVAWFSPQSEYRPTEYLQAWVSFWFEDDLRLMAAKAFQHARALRIGEQWQQRALKEAGFAPDGARLDALLAKTRRTIEQAQDSTALLTEEARLTKALFKLAVDTVGYGDFTRAKRGSGTDPANRFLDHGNYLAYGLGATASWVLGLPHGLAVLHGKTRRGGLVFDIADLVKDASILPQAFLSAMRGDDEQAFRRNCIEALTRSESLDFMLDTLKAVALQTAAAKSAEPAR
- a CDS encoding MBL fold metallo-hydrolase, which codes for MDPVVLTQSRQLPHAASHAASPQFRNGRFRNTLPTSLSTPGVLGGLRLLWEVLFNKPAHTVPSQALPVTPLTAAQLQAAPDHSLFRLGHSTVLMKLRGGLWLTDPVFSKRASPFAFAGPKRFHAPPIALDALPPLAGVILSHNHYDHLDRATIRALADRVGVFVAPLGVGDLLVRWGVDPTKVQQLDWWQSVQVDGLTLTATPSRHFSGRGLFDRDRTLWCSWAIQDADLRVFFSGDGGYGPHFKEIGRRLGPFDVALIENGAYDPLWPDVHMQPEQSLQACIDIGGRTLLPIHNGTFDLAMHAWSEPFERIVALAAAANVPLTTPQMGERVDLRQPATGERWWRTLPKTQALAQ
- a CDS encoding TetR/AcrR family transcriptional regulator, with product MSSSSDPAPAPQRLTDRKRHAIVEAAIAQFRQHGFEATSMDRVAAAAGVSKRTVYNHFPSKDALFGEILRGLWQRSAEAVSLAYRPDQSLRMQLTQLLQQKLRLLDDAAFIDLSRVAIAEGIHSPERARALLAQLGSKEEGTTTWLRAAQADGRLAPVDPEFASQQLQSLIKGFAFWPQLALGQPPLSADQQTQVAESAVAMFLALYGRT